From Segatella copri, the proteins below share one genomic window:
- the fabD gene encoding ACP S-malonyltransferase — translation MKAFVFPGQGSQFVGMGKDLYDNNALAKELFDKADEILGFKITDIMFAGTDDQLKETKVTQPAVFLHSVISALCLGEEFKPAMVAGHSLGEFSALVAAGAMAFEDGLKLVAARANAMQKACEANPGTMAAIIGLPDEKVEEVCAEVSTEGNVVVAANYNCPGQLVISGNVDAINAACEKLKAAGAKRALPLKVGGAFHSPLMQPAKDELQAAIEKTTFSAPKCPVYQNVDGKPHTDPAEIQQNLIAQLTSSVRWTSSVQAMIADGADDFTECGPGKALQGMIGRIDKSVAAHGIA, via the coding sequence ATGAAAGCATTTGTTTTCCCTGGACAGGGTTCTCAGTTCGTAGGTATGGGTAAGGATCTCTACGATAACAACGCATTGGCAAAAGAACTTTTTGATAAGGCCGACGAGATTCTCGGCTTCAAGATTACTGATATCATGTTCGCCGGAACCGACGATCAGTTGAAGGAAACCAAGGTTACCCAGCCTGCTGTATTCCTCCATTCTGTTATCTCTGCTCTTTGCCTGGGTGAGGAGTTCAAGCCAGCTATGGTTGCTGGTCACTCTCTCGGTGAGTTCTCTGCATTGGTTGCTGCCGGTGCTATGGCTTTCGAGGATGGTTTGAAACTTGTTGCTGCCCGTGCCAATGCTATGCAGAAGGCTTGCGAGGCTAACCCTGGTACTATGGCTGCCATCATCGGTTTGCCAGATGAGAAGGTTGAGGAAGTCTGCGCTGAGGTGAGCACAGAAGGCAACGTGGTAGTTGCTGCTAACTACAACTGCCCTGGTCAGCTCGTTATCTCTGGTAACGTAGATGCTATCAATGCTGCTTGCGAGAAACTGAAGGCTGCTGGTGCTAAGCGTGCATTGCCTTTGAAGGTTGGTGGTGCTTTCCACTCTCCATTGATGCAGCCAGCTAAGGATGAACTTCAGGCTGCCATCGAGAAGACTACATTCTCTGCTCCTAAGTGCCCGGTTTACCAGAATGTAGATGGTAAGCCTCATACTGATCCAGCTGAGATTCAGCAGAACCTCATCGCACAGCTTACAAGCTCTGTACGTTGGACTTCATCTGTACAGGCTATGATTGCTGATGGTGCTGATGACTTTACAGAGTGTGGTCCTGGCAAGGCATTGCAGGGCATGATTGGCCGCATCGACAAGAGTGTTGCCGCTCACGGTATTGCTTAA
- the rplI gene encoding 50S ribosomal protein L9 yields the protein MEIILKQDIIGLGYKNDIVNVKSGYGRNFLIPTGKAVIASPSAKKQLAEDLKQQAHKLEAIKAEAVKKGEALEGIVLTIAAKVSATGQLYGSVNAATVAEELAKKGIEVDRKIITMKDAKKVGEYEATVHYHKEVEVKVPVNVVAENAPVAAPAAEEAPVEAPAEAAAEEEAPAAE from the coding sequence ATGGAAATTATTTTGAAGCAAGATATTATCGGTCTTGGATATAAGAACGATATCGTAAATGTAAAGAGTGGTTATGGTCGTAACTTCCTTATCCCTACAGGTAAGGCTGTTATCGCATCTCCATCTGCTAAGAAGCAGTTGGCTGAGGATTTGAAGCAGCAGGCTCACAAGCTTGAGGCTATCAAGGCTGAGGCTGTTAAGAAGGGCGAGGCTCTCGAGGGCATCGTTCTTACTATCGCTGCTAAGGTGAGCGCTACTGGTCAGCTCTATGGCTCAGTTAACGCTGCAACTGTTGCTGAGGAACTCGCTAAGAAGGGCATCGAGGTTGATCGCAAGATCATCACTATGAAGGATGCTAAGAAGGTTGGTGAGTACGAGGCTACTGTACACTACCACAAGGAGGTTGAGGTTAAGGTTCCAGTTAACGTTGTTGCTGAGAACGCTCCTGTTGCAGCTCCTGCTGCTGAGGAGGCTCCAGTTGAGGCACCTGCTGAGGCTGCAGCTGAGGAAGAGGCTCCAGCAGCTGAATAA
- the rpsR gene encoding 30S ribosomal protein S18, protein MADQKSEIRYLTAPSIDTKKKKYCRFKKSGIKYIDYKDPEFLKKFLNEQGKILPRRITGTSLKYQRRVAQAVKRARQIALLPYVTDLMK, encoded by the coding sequence ATGGCAGATCAGAAATCAGAAATCCGTTATTTGACTGCTCCTTCTATCGACACAAAGAAGAAGAAGTATTGCCGTTTCAAGAAGAGCGGTATTAAGTACATCGACTACAAGGATCCAGAGTTCTTGAAGAAGTTCTTGAACGAGCAGGGTAAAATCCTTCCACGTCGTATCACAGGTACATCTTTGAAGTATCAGCGCCGTGTAGCACAGGCTGTAAAGCGTGCTCGCCAGATCGCTTTGCTTCCTTACGTAACCGATTTGATGAAGTAA
- the rpsF gene encoding 30S ribosomal protein S6 produces the protein MNQYETVFILTPVLSDEQMKETVAKFEKVLTDNGAEILNKEAWGLKKLAYNIEKKTSGFYSLVEFKAEPTVIAKLETAYRRDEKVIRYMTVKLDKYAAAYAEKRRAKLGKKEEA, from the coding sequence ATGAATCAATACGAAACCGTTTTCATTTTGACTCCCGTTTTGTCTGATGAACAGATGAAGGAAACGGTCGCTAAGTTCGAGAAGGTACTCACCGATAATGGTGCTGAGATTCTGAACAAAGAGGCTTGGGGTTTGAAGAAGTTGGCTTACAACATCGAGAAGAAGACATCAGGCTTCTACAGCTTGGTTGAGTTCAAGGCTGAGCCAACTGTTATCGCTAAACTCGAAACAGCTTATCGCCGCGACGAGAAAGTAATTCGTTACATGACTGTTAAACTTGACAAGTATGCTGCCGCTTACGCAGAGAAGCGTCGTGCAAAGCTTGGTAAAAAAGAGGAGGCTTAA
- the rprY gene encoding response regulator transcription factor RprY translates to MEEKIKILLCEDDENLGMLLREYLQAKGFTTVLCPDGEVGYKEFNKNKFDIAVLDVMMPKKDGFTLAQEIRQTNADLPIIFLTAKTLKEDILEGFKIGADDYITKPFSMEELVFRVEAILRRVRGKKSKESTMYHIGDFTFDTQKQLLTIGEKQTKLTTKENELLALLCAHSNEILQRDFALKTIWIDDNYFNARSMDVYITKLRKHLKDDPQIEIINIHGKGYKLIVPNED, encoded by the coding sequence ATGGAAGAGAAAATTAAAATCTTGCTTTGCGAGGACGATGAAAATTTAGGTATGTTGCTTCGCGAATATTTGCAGGCAAAGGGATTTACTACAGTTCTGTGCCCTGATGGCGAGGTAGGTTATAAGGAATTCAATAAGAATAAGTTTGATATTGCAGTACTCGACGTGATGATGCCAAAGAAGGACGGCTTTACCCTGGCACAGGAAATTCGTCAGACCAATGCCGACCTCCCAATCATCTTCCTTACTGCCAAGACATTGAAGGAAGATATCCTTGAAGGTTTCAAGATTGGTGCTGATGATTATATCACCAAACCATTCTCTATGGAAGAATTGGTGTTCCGTGTAGAGGCTATTCTCCGCCGCGTACGTGGCAAGAAGAGCAAGGAGTCTACCATGTATCACATTGGTGACTTTACCTTCGATACACAGAAGCAGCTTCTTACCATTGGTGAAAAGCAGACCAAACTTACCACCAAGGAGAATGAACTTCTTGCTTTGCTCTGTGCTCACTCTAATGAAATTCTGCAGCGCGATTTTGCTCTGAAGACCATCTGGATTGATGACAATTACTTCAATGCACGCTCAATGGATGTTTATATCACCAAACTCCGTAAGCATTTGAAGGACGATCCTCAGATTGAAATCATCAATATCCATGGTAAGGGATACAAACTGATAGTTCCTAACGAAGATTAA
- a CDS encoding sensor histidine kinase translates to MKKKTIWTIAIIMGFSFLALLYLQLSYIQEMVNMKKEQFDESVNRALYQASRNLELNETLRYLEKNVNETERKANKDKNKGAAVYSTFELKTNATHPGNMPKAMILRSDKNSLTETQKSLQEIVKNRYVYQKALLDEVVYSILYSASDKPLKERINFKQLDQDLKAEMMNNGINIPYHFTVTTQDGREVYRCPDYTDEGEEYSYSQVLFRNDPQSKMGVVRVHFPDMNSYIFSSVRFMIPSVIFTLVLLITFIFTIVVIFRQKRYTEIKNDFINNMTHELKTPIASISLAAQMLNDTSVAKSEQMQKHLGNVINDESKRLRFLVEKVLQMSMFDRKKAVFKKKELDLNEMVENIANSFSLRVEHTGGKVYTDIEAIDSGLYVDEVHFQNVIFNLMDNAVKYRKPDEPLNITMKTWNDEEHLYLSITDTGLGMKKENLKKIFDKFYRVHTGNVHDVKGFGLGLAYVKKIVDLHDGEIKVDSELGKGTTFTIKLPVIHS, encoded by the coding sequence ATGAAGAAGAAAACGATTTGGACCATAGCCATTATCATGGGCTTTTCGTTCCTTGCGCTGCTGTACTTGCAGCTCAGTTACATCCAGGAGATGGTAAACATGAAGAAGGAACAGTTTGACGAGTCGGTCAACAGAGCCCTGTATCAAGCTTCAAGAAATTTGGAGCTTAATGAAACTCTGCGCTATCTCGAAAAGAATGTCAACGAGACAGAACGTAAGGCCAATAAAGATAAGAACAAGGGAGCGGCAGTTTATTCAACTTTCGAGCTGAAGACAAATGCCACACATCCTGGCAATATGCCGAAGGCGATGATACTGCGTAGCGATAAGAATTCGCTGACAGAAACACAGAAGTCGCTTCAGGAAATCGTGAAGAACCGCTATGTCTATCAGAAAGCGTTGCTGGATGAGGTGGTATATTCTATCCTTTATTCGGCATCAGACAAGCCGCTGAAGGAGAGAATCAACTTCAAGCAGCTCGATCAGGACCTCAAGGCTGAGATGATGAATAATGGTATCAACATTCCTTATCATTTCACCGTGACTACCCAGGATGGACGAGAGGTTTACCGCTGTCCTGACTATACGGACGAGGGTGAGGAATACAGCTACTCACAGGTGCTCTTCCGCAACGACCCACAGTCGAAGATGGGCGTAGTAAGGGTGCATTTCCCGGATATGAACAGCTATATCTTCTCCAGTGTGCGCTTCATGATTCCTAGTGTCATCTTCACGCTGGTACTGCTGATTACCTTCATCTTTACCATTGTGGTTATCTTCAGACAAAAGAGATATACAGAGATAAAGAACGACTTCATCAATAATATGACCCACGAACTGAAGACGCCGATAGCCAGTATCAGTCTGGCAGCGCAGATGCTCAATGATACCTCGGTGGCAAAGAGTGAACAGATGCAGAAACATCTGGGTAACGTGATCAACGATGAATCGAAGCGTCTTCGTTTCCTGGTAGAAAAGGTATTGCAGATGAGTATGTTCGACCGCAAGAAGGCGGTGTTCAAGAAGAAAGAACTCGATCTGAACGAGATGGTTGAGAATATTGCCAATTCCTTCTCGCTCCGCGTTGAGCATACTGGCGGAAAGGTCTATACCGATATTGAGGCTATCGATTCGGGACTCTATGTTGATGAGGTACATTTCCAGAATGTCATCTTCAATCTGATGGACAATGCCGTGAAATACCGCAAGCCGGACGAGCCGCTTAACATTACGATGAAGACCTGGAATGATGAAGAGCATCTGTATCTCTCAATCACGGATACTGGTCTGGGTATGAAGAAGGAGAATCTGAAGAAGATATTCGACAAGTTCTACCGCGTACATACAGGCAATGTCCATGATGTGAAGGGATTCGGACTGGGACTGGCTTATGTCAAGAAGATAGTAGATCTTCATGATGGTGAAATCAAGGTAGACAGCGAATTGGGAAAGGGCACAACCTTTACCATCAAGTTGCCGGTGATTCACAGTTAA